One Tiliqua scincoides isolate rTilSci1 chromosome 9, rTilSci1.hap2, whole genome shotgun sequence DNA segment encodes these proteins:
- the LOC136660309 gene encoding arylamine N-acetyltransferase, pineal gland isozyme NAT-10-like, whose protein sequence is MNVEEYFTRTGYKGPHEKPDLETLTAIFQHHIRAIPFENLSIHCGETITLDLDQVYNKIVKKKRGGWCMENNQLLSWVLKKLGYNTTILGANVYNAQQNVYATQMTHLIIKVIIDGIAYIVDAGFGVSYQMWQPMELVSGKDQPQTPGIFRFTEENGIWYYEKIRRKQYIPNQSFSNLDLLEKREHRKIYLFSLEPRTVEDFRFQCSYLQTSPEFWFTKKSVCTLQTTDGFRALIGWTLSETKYNYKENMDLVEFTTLKDEEVEKTLKEKFGIILENKLVPINIKGACTL, encoded by the coding sequence ATGAACGTTGAAGAATATTTCACAAGAACAGGCTACAAAGGCCCTCATGAAAAACCTGATTTGGAAACCTTAACTGCCATCTTCCAGCACCATATACGAGCCATCCCATTTGAAAACCTCAGCATCCACTGTGGGGAAACAATTACATTGGACTTGGACCAAGTTTACAACAAAATTGTGAAGAAAAAACGTGGAGGGTGGTGTATGGAGAACAATCAACTCTTGTCCTGGGTTCTGAAGAAACTGGGATACAACACAACCATCTTGGGAGCCAATGTCTACAATGCCCAGCAGAATGTATATGCCACTCAAATGACCCATCTTATCATCAAGGTGATTATTGATGGCATAGCCTATATTGTTGATGCCGGCTTTGGTGTCTCCTACCAGATGTGGCAACCAATGGAGCTAGTCTCTGGAAAAGACCAACCTCAAACCCCTGGCATCTTCCGCTTCACAGAAGAAAATGGCATTTGGTACTACGAGAAAATTCGACGGAAACAATACATTCCCAATCAAAGCTTCTCCAACTTGGATCTCCTGGAAAAAAGGGAGCACCGGAAAATCTATTTGTTCAGCCTTGAACCCCGGACAGTGGAAGATTTTCGATTCCAATGCTCCTATCTCCAAACATCTCCTGAGTTCTGGTTTACAAAAAAATCTGTCTGTACCCTCCAAACCACGGATGGATTTCGTGCTTTGATTGGGTGGACACTCTCCGAGACAAAATATAACTACAAAGAAAACATGGATCTGGTAGAATTCACAACCCTGAAAGATGAAGAGGTGGAGAAAACGCTGAAAGAGAAATTTGGGATCATTTTGGAGAACAAGCTTGTTCCTATAAACATCAAAGGAGCGTGTACCCTCTAA
- the MPHOSPH6 gene encoding M-phase phosphoprotein 6: MARDVKSKLSKNLLRMKFMQRGLDSETKKQLEEEEKKIISKEHWFLDLPELKEKESFIIEERSFALCEDLLYGRMSFKGFNPEVEKLMIQMNSRYKAEEIEEEDNAMEADVSDEEMARRYETLVGTIGKKFLKKRDRRALQDAEEDEDQEVEIDKSNCRPSKVKKMFLKPQD; this comes from the exons ATGGCTCGGGACGTGAAGAGCAAACTGTCTAAGAATCTGCTGCGTATGAAG TTCATGCAAAGGGGCTTGGATTCTGAAACCAAGAAGCAGcttgaagaggaggagaagaaaataaTCAGCAAAGAGCACTGGTTCCTGGACTTGCCAGAACTGAAAGAAAAGGA GAGCTTCATCATAGAAGAGAGGAGTTTTGCGCTCTGTGAAGACCTGCTCTATGGCAGGATGTCATTTAAAGGGTTCAACCCTGAAGTGGAG AAGTTAATGATCCAGATGAACTCGAGGTACAAGGCAGAAGAAATCGAAGAGGAAGATAATGCAATGGAAGCTGATGTATCGGATGAGGAAATGGCCAGGAG GTATGAAACTTTAGTAGGAACCATTGGGAAGAAATTCTTGAAGAAGAGAGACCGGCGTGCACTTCAGGACGCAGAGGAAGATGAAGATCAAGAAGTTGAAATCGATAAGAGCAATTGCAGGCCTAGCAAAGtgaagaaaatgtttttaaaaccgCAGGATTAA
- the LOC136660246 gene encoding arylamine N-acetyltransferase, pineal gland isozyme NAT-3-like translates to MNIKEYFARIAYKGPQDKSDFETLTAVFVHHIRSVPFENLSIHCGETMELDLEPIYEKIVKKNRGGWCMENNYLLFWALKTMGYEISLLGGYVYNPQQNTYYKDINHLLLKVVIDSQAYIVDGAFGLAYQMWEPMKLVSGKDQPQLPGIFRFTEDNGTWYLDKFKRKQSSVNPDNIPLFFDAVEDETCRKVYSFTLQPRTIEEFRPQSLYLQTAPDSLFVKKSICSLQTATGFQALIGWTFTETRYNNKDNMDLVERTTLTDEEVERTLEERFSIRLERKLVPVNKGSDTML, encoded by the coding sequence ATGAACATTAAGGAATATTTTGCAAGGATTGCCTACAAAGGCCCCCAAGACAAATCTGATTTTGAAACTTTAACGGCCGTCTTTGTGCATCATATCCGATCTGTGCCATTTGAAAATCTCAGCATACACTGTGGCGAAACCATGGAGCTTGATTTAGAACCCATCTATgagaaaattgtgaaaaaaaaccGGGGTGGGTGGTGCATGGAAAATAATTACTTGTTATTCTGGGCCTTGAAGACCATGGGCTATGAGATTAGCCTTTTGGGAGGGTATGTATACAACCCTCAGCAAAACACCTATTATAAAGACATCAACCACCTCCTGCTAAAAGTCGTTATTGACAGCCAAGCCTACATAGTTGATGGTGCATTTGGTTTAGCTTATCAAATGTGGGAGCCAATGAAACTAGTTTCTGGGAAGGACCAACCTCAGTTGCCGGGCATCTTCCGCTTCACCGAAGACAATGGCACGTGGTATCTTGACAAATTCAAGCGCAAGCAGAGCAGTGTCAATCCAGACAACATACCCCTTTTCTTTGATGCCGTGGAAGATGAAACCTGCAGAAAGGTTTACTCATTTACCCTGCAGCCACGGACGATAGAAGAGTTCCGACCCCAGTCTTTATATCTCCAAACGGCCCCTGATTCCCTGTTTGTGAAGAAGTCGATCTGTAGTCTCCAGACTGCCACTGGCTTTCAGGCATTGATAGGGTGGACATTCACTGAAACCAGGTATAATAACAAGGACAACATGGATCTTGTAGAAAGAACTACCCTTACTGACGAAGAAGTGGAGAGAACCCTGGAGGAACGGTTCAGCATAAGATTAGAGAGAAAGCTTGTTCCCGTTAACAAAGGCTCAGACACAATGCTTTAA